Below is a window of Drosophila bipectinata strain 14024-0381.07 chromosome XR, DbipHiC1v2, whole genome shotgun sequence DNA.
aatttatataattaaataaaatttaagaattGCACAGGCTTCAAGTTACTTTCTTCATGTTGcaaggttaaaaaaaaaaaaaacaaaaaaaatgcactTAGGGAATGGAATTTTAGATTAATGATTTTGGATTTTCGATTTTCGGTTCCCAGGCTTGCTTAAATGAGACTCAGGCGACTGTTGGTCTTCCTGAGCTGTGCCCGCCATGGAATAATgttgtcctcctcctcctcggccgCTTCCTGTCCTGGATTTTCGCCCGATTGGTCCTGCCCAGCTTGATCCTGCTCTGTATCGTGGTCATCGGGATTCTTGGCGTCGCCATGGTTCTCCTTGTTACCGACAATCGggaactgctgctgctgctggaactGGATCTGCTGATAGTGCTGTTCCATGCCGGCCAGATTGATGTTGATGTTGTCGATGGACATGGCCCGGTTCTTGAGCCGCCAGGTGTCCGCCACCCGGTTGTTCTCCTCCACCTTGGGCGTGTAGATGGCCGCCCTGGAAGACAACACACCACCGGTGTTTTAGATGCTTCACCCCACCCCCTCACACACACTCTACCTACGGAGGCAAGACTTACTTCAGCTTGTTCTCCGTCTCCTCGCGCCGGGCCAGGAGATCGCGCTTCCACTGGGGGATCTGGGAGAGACGGCGCGACTCGGCCTCCTGTGCCATCCGCTCCTCAAAGTCCTTCTTGGCCCGTTCCGCCGCCTTCTTGGCCATCATCTGGCGCTTCCAGTCGGGTATGGCATTGCCGGCCTGGTCCTTTTCCGGAATCTGCAAGTAGATCTTTGCCCCGCATCTTAGTCACTCTGGCTCCATACGGTTAGAGGCATTGCCACTCACCTGGTCCACGTAGTTGTTGGCCGTGAACTGTTTTGTGATCTCCATGTAGTGTTCCGAGTCCATGCGATTGGCCATTTGCTGCTCCACCTTCATCTTCTTGATGCCAGGTATGTCCTTGGAGATCTTGAGCTCGGCGATCAGGTCGGACTTCAGATAGGTCTCCGTGGTGGAGGTCAGACACTGCATGCTCAGGCTGCGGGCGGGCATCTGGTAGGGCTTCGGCACCTTCTGGGTGTCCGTGCGACGGAGCTAGACGGGATTACACAGACCAAGATAATTACTAAGCATAGTGTGGGTACTCATCGAGACCAACCTGGACACTGTTCAGATCCTGTATAGAAATGGCCGAGAGCGGCTGGTGCTGCTTCCTGGTGGCCGTGTCCTGGCTACTGGGCGTCGCTCCGTGCGGCTTCTTCGGCTTGTGCGAGGACTTGCCGTTCATTGTGGCATCCTGGCCGCCTCCGGCCCCGCCCATAAGCGGCATCAAGGGCTGCGGCGGCAGCATGCCATGGGGCAGCggaggtggcggcggcggcaacgGCGGCTGATCTCCCATTCCATGGTGCTGGTGCGGATGCTGGTGATGCGGATGtggatggggatggggatgagggtggtgctggtgctggtgctgatgTTGGTGCGACTGTGAGTGGTGcacctgctgctgttgctgctgggcgATCTGTATCTGCATGTAGTCCTCCGTATCCGTGGAGCTGGAAGACAACAAGGAAGAGCAAGGGTTAGGGTGAGAGCTACTTTCACTGGACTGAGGCCTGGACTGAGATGGGTGAGTAGTGGGCAGTGGTCGGTGGACTGTGGGCGGACCTGCGCCAAGCGTGGCGTGTGCGCAGCAGCATCTTCGGATTGCAACtgagttgcagttgcagctgcAAGATCGCCAGGCAAGTGGCAGGCCGCAAAGTGGCACGCATAAAATTTCATGCACTCTTGAGCGGCGAGGAAAGATCTCACCATTTGgctaggtttttttttttaggagaaAAGCTCtccaattaataatttataaataaaataataaaaaaaatggctaaAATGGCCAGTAACTTGAACTGTTTTAACTTCTAACTTTGATGTCTggcttataatttttaataaactatcTAGCAGTAATCTTTTCCCTCTAGACCTGGCCAGAAAAAAGCCAACAACAGCTCCGATTCCTAGCCAGCTGCCAGCTGCTAATTGGCCAACATCATCCAAGCGTCTTGGAGCCGTGTTTCTACTGTTTATACTGTTTCTACTGTTACtttgttatttatttctcGTTTGTTGTCTACTGACTGTTGGCTGATGGCTGGGTGGCTGGTTGGCTGGTTGGCTGCTGGCTTGTGCTGTTTTTGGCTAATTGAGGCGAGGCAACTGTACCGCCAATACTAATTATGGCCGCGGCTGCACGAGATCTGTTCCAGCAAATTAAAACGGCTGCCATCTGCTAATTGAAAGTGTTGGATTTGGGGATCTATATTCACAGTGCTGCTGTTCAGGAGGGGCGGACTAGTGGGGCGGGGCACTTA
It encodes the following:
- the f gene encoding espin isoform X10 gives rise to the protein MLLRTRHAWRSSTDTEDYMQIQIAQQQQQQVHHSQSHQHQHQHQHHPHPHPHPHPHHQHPHQHHGMGDQPPLPPPPPPLPHGMLPPQPLMPLMGGAGGGQDATMNGKSSHKPKKPHGATPSSQDTATRKQHQPLSAISIQDLNSVQLRRTDTQKVPKPYQMPARSLSMQCLTSTTETYLKSDLIAELKISKDIPGIKKMKVEQQMANRMDSEHYMEITKQFTANNYVDQIYLQIPEKDQAGNAIPDWKRQMMAKKAAERAKKDFEERMAQEAESRRLSQIPQWKRDLLARREETENKLKAAIYTPKVEENNRVADTWRLKNRAMSIDNININLAGMEQHYQQIQFQQQQQFPIVGNKENHGDAKNPDDHDTEQDQAGQDQSGENPGQEAAEEEEDNIIPWRAQLRKTNSRLSLI